The following coding sequences lie in one Arachis hypogaea cultivar Tifrunner chromosome 9, arahy.Tifrunner.gnm2.J5K5, whole genome shotgun sequence genomic window:
- the LOC112711720 gene encoding uncharacterized protein: MNTAAQFVAEHLFNSIMSEKVPTITSAGLKTFFNQRKKSEKESSTTNVDKEVGGGAIQSELQPRVKRKRVGPTKGTNLGTLKSDDKVNFELIESSYKSQEELHGYRVDDHAKSLWSKLFPFVTLSEQFGQFPVDVEMINRVGPAGVSRFLQVIGARLVSIGRHRRLL, from the exons ATGAATACAGCGGCACAATTTGTAGCAGAACATCTTTTTAACAGCATTATGA GTGAGAAGGTTCCTACAATTACTTCAGCTGGTTTGAAGACATTCTTTAATCAAAGGAAAAAGTCTGAAAAAGAAAGTTCGACTACTAATGTTGATAAAGAGGTCGGAGGTGGAGCTATTCAATCAGAACTTCAACCTAGAGTGAAAAGGAAAAGAGTAGGGCCAACCAAAGGGACTAACCTGGGTACCTTAAAGAGTGATGACAAGGTAAATTTTGAGTTGATAGAATCTTCGTACAAGTCTCAGGAAGAACTCCATGGGTACCGTGTTGATGATCACGCCAAGTCTTTGTGGAGCAAACTGTTTCCGTTTGTAACTCTTTCTGAACAGTTTGGTCAGTTTCCTGTTGATGTTGAGATGATCAACAGGGTTGGTCCAGCTGGTGTTAGTCGCTTTTTACAG GTAATTGGTGCTCGGCTTGTGTCTATTGGGCGGCACAGGAGGTTGCTTTAG
- the LOC112711721 gene encoding receptor-like serine/threonine-protein kinase At4g25390 isoform X2: protein MPSRHPSTSSPPNKPQNHFFSSASSFFVFFFLCLRNPTRKKNRTTPSSDSDSNPPHRFSYSLLRRATNSFSTILGHGGFGPVFSASLAGKPLAVKLMDSSASLQGEREFHNELLFASRLLRSSSSSTCRHVVPAIGFASDPKRRRFLIVYDLMHNGNLHDALLRRKSPELMRWQTRFSVALDVARGLQFLHSCDPPVIHGDIKPSNVLLDRSFAAKIGDFGLAKFKTENRLEAEALGCESDGASVFEEQSPERPIPSPDAVVKKNGKGVGGNLVNEENGGSSGAVLKDYVMDWIGNDVGMQRPKAELTASASAASTSANDENNNKKKKNKSNSSSSRRKLEWWESMDEDGDVLKKQRRRPVREWWKEEYSQELASKKKKKNKKKKEKDRNGAERESDEWWFREIKKSGSRNSVDSWVDDGEIPKSGAMSSNQSMRGTVFYVAPECGGDASEKCDVYSFGVLLLVIVSGRRPLEVTTGSPLSSSEFQRANLVSWGRHCSRKGKLLDLVDESIQGLDKEQALLCIKVALLCLLKSPSRRPSMKEILFFHPGAQQS from the exons ATGCCATCACGCCACCCGTCCACGTCATCGCCACCAAACAAACCCCAAAACCATTTCTTCTCCTCCGCCTCCTctttcttcgtcttcttcttcctctgcctTCGAAACCCAACAAGGAAGAAGAACCGGACAACTCCTTCTTCTGACTCCGACTCCAACCCTCCTCACCGCTTCTCCTACTCCCTCCTCCGCCGCGCCACCAACTCCTTCTCCACCATCCTCGGCCATGGAGGCTTTGGCCCTGTCTTCTCCGCCTCCCTCGCCGGAAAACCCCTCGCCGTTAAGCTCATGGACTCCTCTGCATCCCTCCAAGGGGAGCGCGAGTTCCACAACGAGCTCCTCTTCGCTTCCAGGCTCCTCCGTTCATCCTCCTCCTCCACGTGCCGTCATGTGGTCCCTGCTATAGGGTTCGCCTCCGACCCCAAACGGCGCCGTTTCCTCATCGTGTACGATCTCATGCACAACGGCAACCTCCACGACGCACTCCTCCGCCGAAAATCCCCTGAGCTCATGCGATGGCAGACGAGATTCTCCGTTGCACTGGACGTCGCGAGAGGGTTACAGTTTCTTCACTCCTGCGACCCTCCGGTGATTCACGGCGATATCAAGCCCAGTAATGTTCTCTTGGACCGGTCCTTTGCGGCCAAGATAGGAGACTTTGGACTTGCGAAGTTCAAGACGGAGAACAGGTTGGAAGCTGAGGCTTTGGGGTGCGAGAGTGACGGTGCCTCTGTTTTTGAGGAGCAATCTCCGGAAAGACCAATTCCATCGCCTGATGCAGTTGTGAAGAAAAATGGGAAGGGTGTGGGGGGCAATTTGGTAAATGAAGAGAACGGAGGTTCATCGGGTGCTGTGTTGAAGGATTATGTGATGGATTGGATTGGGAATGACGTTGGAATGCAGAGACCCAAAGCTGAGTTgactgcttctgcttctgctgcaTCTACCAGTGCAAACGAtgagaacaacaacaagaagaagaagaacaagagtaaTAGCAGTAGTAGTAGGAGGAAACTGGAATGGTGGGAATCTATGGATGAGGACGGTGATGTTTTGAAGAAGCAGAGAAGAAGGCCTGTGAGGGAATGGTGGAAGGAGGAGTATTCTCAAGAGCTTGctagcaagaagaaaaagaaaaacaaaaagaagaaagaaaaggatagAAATGGTgcagagagagagagtgatgagTGGTGGTTCAGGGAGATTAAGAAAAGCGGTAGCAGGAACAGCGTAGATTCATGGGTAGATGATGGTGAAATCCCCAAGAGTGGCGCTATGAGCAGCAACCAAAGCATGAGAGGGACGGTGTTCTATGTTGCTCCAGAGTGTGGTGGCGATGCGTCGGAGAAGTGCGATGTGTACAGTTTCGGGGTGTTATTGCTTGTGATAGTGTCTGGGAGGCGTCCATTGGAGGTGACTACTGGTTCGCCATTGTCGAGCAGTGAGTTTCAGAGAGCGAATCTTGTGTCGTGGGGTCGCCATTGCAGCCGCAAAGGGAAGCTGCTTGATCTTGTTGATGAATCCATTCAGGGTTTGGATAAAGAGCAGGCTCTGCTCTGTATCAAGGTTGCGTTGCTCTGTTTGCTCAAGTCACCGTCTCGTCGTCCTTCAATGAAAGAG ATTTTGTTTTTCCATCCCGGGGCACAACAAAGTTAG
- the LOC112711721 gene encoding receptor-like serine/threonine-protein kinase At4g25390 isoform X1, with protein MPSRHPSTSSPPNKPQNHFFSSASSFFVFFFLCLRNPTRKKNRTTPSSDSDSNPPHRFSYSLLRRATNSFSTILGHGGFGPVFSASLAGKPLAVKLMDSSASLQGEREFHNELLFASRLLRSSSSSTCRHVVPAIGFASDPKRRRFLIVYDLMHNGNLHDALLRRKSPELMRWQTRFSVALDVARGLQFLHSCDPPVIHGDIKPSNVLLDRSFAAKIGDFGLAKFKTENRLEAEALGCESDGASVFEEQSPERPIPSPDAVVKKNGKGVGGNLVNEENGGSSGAVLKDYVMDWIGNDVGMQRPKAELTASASAASTSANDENNNKKKKNKSNSSSSRRKLEWWESMDEDGDVLKKQRRRPVREWWKEEYSQELASKKKKKNKKKKEKDRNGAERESDEWWFREIKKSGSRNSVDSWVDDGEIPKSGAMSSNQSMRGTVFYVAPECGGDASEKCDVYSFGVLLLVIVSGRRPLEVTTGSPLSSSEFQRANLVSWGRHCSRKGKLLDLVDESIQGLDKEQALLCIKVALLCLLKSPSRRPSMKEVVGMLSGELEPSQLPLPYSSSSST; from the coding sequence ATGCCATCACGCCACCCGTCCACGTCATCGCCACCAAACAAACCCCAAAACCATTTCTTCTCCTCCGCCTCCTctttcttcgtcttcttcttcctctgcctTCGAAACCCAACAAGGAAGAAGAACCGGACAACTCCTTCTTCTGACTCCGACTCCAACCCTCCTCACCGCTTCTCCTACTCCCTCCTCCGCCGCGCCACCAACTCCTTCTCCACCATCCTCGGCCATGGAGGCTTTGGCCCTGTCTTCTCCGCCTCCCTCGCCGGAAAACCCCTCGCCGTTAAGCTCATGGACTCCTCTGCATCCCTCCAAGGGGAGCGCGAGTTCCACAACGAGCTCCTCTTCGCTTCCAGGCTCCTCCGTTCATCCTCCTCCTCCACGTGCCGTCATGTGGTCCCTGCTATAGGGTTCGCCTCCGACCCCAAACGGCGCCGTTTCCTCATCGTGTACGATCTCATGCACAACGGCAACCTCCACGACGCACTCCTCCGCCGAAAATCCCCTGAGCTCATGCGATGGCAGACGAGATTCTCCGTTGCACTGGACGTCGCGAGAGGGTTACAGTTTCTTCACTCCTGCGACCCTCCGGTGATTCACGGCGATATCAAGCCCAGTAATGTTCTCTTGGACCGGTCCTTTGCGGCCAAGATAGGAGACTTTGGACTTGCGAAGTTCAAGACGGAGAACAGGTTGGAAGCTGAGGCTTTGGGGTGCGAGAGTGACGGTGCCTCTGTTTTTGAGGAGCAATCTCCGGAAAGACCAATTCCATCGCCTGATGCAGTTGTGAAGAAAAATGGGAAGGGTGTGGGGGGCAATTTGGTAAATGAAGAGAACGGAGGTTCATCGGGTGCTGTGTTGAAGGATTATGTGATGGATTGGATTGGGAATGACGTTGGAATGCAGAGACCCAAAGCTGAGTTgactgcttctgcttctgctgcaTCTACCAGTGCAAACGAtgagaacaacaacaagaagaagaagaacaagagtaaTAGCAGTAGTAGTAGGAGGAAACTGGAATGGTGGGAATCTATGGATGAGGACGGTGATGTTTTGAAGAAGCAGAGAAGAAGGCCTGTGAGGGAATGGTGGAAGGAGGAGTATTCTCAAGAGCTTGctagcaagaagaaaaagaaaaacaaaaagaagaaagaaaaggatagAAATGGTgcagagagagagagtgatgagTGGTGGTTCAGGGAGATTAAGAAAAGCGGTAGCAGGAACAGCGTAGATTCATGGGTAGATGATGGTGAAATCCCCAAGAGTGGCGCTATGAGCAGCAACCAAAGCATGAGAGGGACGGTGTTCTATGTTGCTCCAGAGTGTGGTGGCGATGCGTCGGAGAAGTGCGATGTGTACAGTTTCGGGGTGTTATTGCTTGTGATAGTGTCTGGGAGGCGTCCATTGGAGGTGACTACTGGTTCGCCATTGTCGAGCAGTGAGTTTCAGAGAGCGAATCTTGTGTCGTGGGGTCGCCATTGCAGCCGCAAAGGGAAGCTGCTTGATCTTGTTGATGAATCCATTCAGGGTTTGGATAAAGAGCAGGCTCTGCTCTGTATCAAGGTTGCGTTGCTCTGTTTGCTCAAGTCACCGTCTCGTCGTCCTTCAATGAAAGAGGTTGTTGGGATGCTTAGTGGGGAATTGGAGCCATCTCAATTGCCCCTTCCCTATTCATCTTCATCATCCACTTAA